Proteins encoded together in one Vigna angularis cultivar LongXiaoDou No.4 chromosome 5, ASM1680809v1, whole genome shotgun sequence window:
- the LOC108340490 gene encoding uncharacterized protein LOC108340490 isoform X1 has translation MTPVNLAGQFGDTTYTKVFVGGLAWETQKETMKKYFEQFGEILEAVVITDKATGRSKGYGFVTFREPEAAMRACVDAAPVIDGRRANCNLASLGVQRSKPSTPKHGGGGGGRNFRVMGSFQTGFGGGVGSAFPSAATFPHYAIQQGIPYNVYGYSPYSPDYTYPTSYYGVYGGATAQYPVYGSGPGGMMTGAAAFYPYLQYGGEGSGGGGTSGGYSSGQGYGVNYAPHLFQYSPIASTAAGAYAQHYGTPMSLAPSPALQSGVTVSLQAPIPHR, from the exons ATGACTCCAGTTAATTTGGCAGGCCAGTTTGGTGACACCACATACACTAAGGTCTTTGTTGGAGGCTTGGCCTGGGAGACTCAAAAGGAGACCATGAAGAAGTATTTTGAGCAGTTTGGTGAGATCTTGGAGGCTGTTGTCATCACTGACAAAGCTACTGGAAGATCTAAAGGCTATGGATTT GTTACATTTCGCGAACCAGAAGCTGCCATGAGAGCTTGTGTAGATGCTGCTCCCGTAATCGACGGTAGGAGAGCTAACTGCAACCTTGCTTCTTTGGGTGTCCAGAGATCTAAGCCTTCAACCCCAAAGCATG gaggaggaggaggagggagGAACTTCAGAGTGATGGGTTCTTTCCAGACAGGATTTGGAGGAGGAGTTGGATCAGCTTTTCCTTCAGCAGCAACCTTCCCTCATTATGCTATCCAGCAAGGGATACCTTATAATGTTTATGG GTACTCTCCTTACTCGCCGGATTACACTTACCCTACG AGCTACTATGGTGTGTATGGAGGAGCAACAGCACAGTACCCAGTTTATGGAAGTGGGCCAGGAGGGATGATGACGGGTGCTGCAGCTTTCTACCCGTATCTGCAGTACGGCGGAGAAGGGAGTGGCGGCGGTGGCACAAGCGGGGGCTATAGTTCCGGGCAGGGTTACGGTGTGAACTATGCCCCTCACCTCTTTCAGTATTCTCCGATTGCTTCCACTGCAGCAGGTGCCTATGCCCAGCACTATGGAACACCCATGTCTCTTGCTCCTTCCCCTGCCTTGCAATCAG GCGTGACCGTGTCTCTTCAAGCTCCAATTCCTCATCGCTAG
- the LOC108339661 gene encoding DNA repair RAD52-like protein 1, mitochondrial, with translation MASAFLKLEKLSRRGRTFRFGQWNQHCSKLSYRAASESGKMEEEEEAPSSGISRPLSEILKELNKKVPDSLVKTRHEKDGFPIRYIPWHTVNRILNLHVPEWSGEVRNITYSADSKSVSVVYRVTLYGTDAEIFRESTGTASLDDTNYGDPVQKAEAMAFRRACARLGLGLHLYHEDAS, from the exons ATGGCATCGGCATTTCTGAAATTGGAAAAATTGAGCAGAAGAGGAAGAACATTTAGGTTTGGGCAATGGAATCAGCACTGTTCGAAGCTGAGCTACAGAGCAGCATCAGAGAGTggaaaaatggaagaagaagaagaagctccGAGTTCTGGAATCTCTAGACCTCTCTCTGAAATACTCAAAGAGCTCAACAAGAAAGTCCCTGACTCTCTCGTCAAAACCCGCCATGAGAAAGATGGATTCCCCATCAGATACATTCCCTG GCATACTGTCAACCGTATTTTGAACTTACACGTTCCtg AGTGGTCTGGTGAGGTTCGGAATATCACCTATTCAGCTGATTCAAAGTCTGTCTCCGTCGTTTACCGAGTTACGCTTTATGGGACTGATGCTGAG ATATTTAGGGAATCAACTGGTACTGCTTCACTAGACGACACAAATTATGGAGATCCTGTACAAAAAGCTGAAGCAATGGCTTTTAGGAGAGCTTGTGCACGCTTGGGACTGGGGCTCCACCTCTATCATGAAGATGCATCTTAG
- the LOC108340490 gene encoding uncharacterized protein LOC108340490 isoform X3 has translation MTPVNLAGQFGDTTYTKVFVGGLAWETQKETMKKYFEQFGEILEAVVITDKATGRSKGYGFVTFREPEAAMRACVDAAPVIDGRRANCNLASLGVQRSKPSTPKHGGGGGGRNFRVMGSFQTGFGGGVGSAFPSAATFPHYAIQQGIPYNVYGYSPYSPDYTYPTSYYGVYGGATAQYPVYGSGPGGMMTGAAAFYPYLQYGGEGSGGGGTSGGYSSGQGYGVNYAPHLFQYSPIASTAAGAYAQHYGTPMSLAPSPALQSVCFAVPQA, from the exons ATGACTCCAGTTAATTTGGCAGGCCAGTTTGGTGACACCACATACACTAAGGTCTTTGTTGGAGGCTTGGCCTGGGAGACTCAAAAGGAGACCATGAAGAAGTATTTTGAGCAGTTTGGTGAGATCTTGGAGGCTGTTGTCATCACTGACAAAGCTACTGGAAGATCTAAAGGCTATGGATTT GTTACATTTCGCGAACCAGAAGCTGCCATGAGAGCTTGTGTAGATGCTGCTCCCGTAATCGACGGTAGGAGAGCTAACTGCAACCTTGCTTCTTTGGGTGTCCAGAGATCTAAGCCTTCAACCCCAAAGCATG gaggaggaggaggagggagGAACTTCAGAGTGATGGGTTCTTTCCAGACAGGATTTGGAGGAGGAGTTGGATCAGCTTTTCCTTCAGCAGCAACCTTCCCTCATTATGCTATCCAGCAAGGGATACCTTATAATGTTTATGG GTACTCTCCTTACTCGCCGGATTACACTTACCCTACG AGCTACTATGGTGTGTATGGAGGAGCAACAGCACAGTACCCAGTTTATGGAAGTGGGCCAGGAGGGATGATGACGGGTGCTGCAGCTTTCTACCCGTATCTGCAGTACGGCGGAGAAGGGAGTGGCGGCGGTGGCACAAGCGGGGGCTATAGTTCCGGGCAGGGTTACGGTGTGAACTATGCCCCTCACCTCTTTCAGTATTCTCCGATTGCTTCCACTGCAGCAGGTGCCTATGCCCAGCACTATGGAACACCCATGTCTCTTGCTCCTTCCCCTGCCTTGCAATCAG TGTGTTTCGCTGTGCCGCAGGCGTGA
- the LOC108339729 gene encoding GDSL esterase/lipase At1g71250: MGEWKHARASAAAMLLLLLCLNEIAHVNSQRVPALFVFGDSLVEVGNNNFLNTIARANFFPYGIDFNGGATGRFSNGRSLVDFIGEMLGVPSPPPFADPSTTGSRILNGVNYASGASGILDESGRNYGDRFTMNRQIQNFESTLNQYRTMMNPAALSQFLAKSIAVVVTGNNDYINNYLIPGLYNSSYNYSAQQYGSLLVNNLGRQILALHSMGIRKLFIAGIGPLGCIPNIRAIGLAPAGRCMDLVNQMVGFFNVGLRSMVEQLNRDHPDSIFVYANTYHVLGDILNNPARYQFNVVDRACCGVGRNRGQISCLPLEIPCLNRKQTVFWDAFHPSESAIYVFAWRAVNGPQDDCYPVNLKQMALI; the protein is encoded by the exons ATGGGAGAATGGAAACATGCAAGAGCATCAGCAGCAGCAATGCTGCTTCTGCTTCTGTGCTTGAATGAGATTGCACATGTAAACTCGCAGAGGGTACCTGCTTTGTTTGTTTTTGGAGATTCATTGGTTGAAGTTGGCAACAATAATTTCCTAAACACCATCGCAAGAGCAAATTTCTTCCCCTACGGCATCGACTTCAACGGTGGTGCTACTGGCAGATTCTCTAATGGCAGATCCCTCGTTGATTTCATTG GAGAAATGCTGGGCGTTCCTTCTCCTCCACCTTTTGCAGATCCCTCCACGACTGGATCCAGAATACTCAATGGTGTCAATTATGCATCGGGTGCTTCCGGTATTCTTGATGAGTCAGGAAGAAACTAT GGCGATCGGTTTACCATGAACCGGCAAATCCAGAACTTTGAGAGCACTTTGAATCAGTACAGGACAATGATGAATCCTGCTGCGCTAAGTCAGTTCTTGGCCAAGTCTATAGCAGTTGTGGTAACCGGAAACAATGACTATATCAATAACTACCTCATTCCTGGCTTATATAACTCCAGTTATAATTACAGTGCCCAGCAGTACGGCAGTCTTCTTGTTAACAATTTAGGGAGACAAATTTTG GCACTGCATAGTATGGGGATAAGAAAGCTCTTCATAGCAGGAATTGGGCCACTGGGTTGCATCCCTAATATTCGAGCGATTGGTTTAGCCCCAGCAGGAAGATGCATGGACTTGGTTAATCAGATGGTTGGATTCTTCAACGTAGGGCTTAGATCGATGGTGGAGCAACTGAACAGAGATCATCCTGATTCCATCTTTGTATACGCCAACACTTACCATGTCTTGGGCGATATCCTGAACAACCCTGCGAGATACC AGTTTAATGTTGTGGACAGAGCTTGCTGTGGAGTAGGAAGAAACAGAGGTCAGATATCATGTCTGCCATTGGAAATTCCATGTCTGAACAGAAAGCAGACCGTGTTTTGGGATGCCTTCCACCCATCGGAATCTGCCATTTATGTGTTTGCTTGGAGAGCTGTTAATGGACCACAGGATGATTGTTATCCTGTTAATCTCAAACAAATGGCTCTCATTTAA
- the LOC108339508 gene encoding uncharacterized protein LOC108339508, whose product MSEELMELSPENSSVPGFKEESSEHSPSEKWLKTSKITPFIQLDIQAELIEQTNSDHLGYGHSHHTPEAGEKHQALKSHAITNTEKTYTVTRRKEKLSSVLLPLSAASYYSGVSPEMEIVESCQTIEKLNEYLKAKKDDVNAGVPGKFLRAVMGSDGVDVGTVASIITYSFYLDVTSESDQFCTVPIININRANLGSHVELKWLLDSCHIDQSSLIFADEIDLGYYDLFGSLKIVLLKGSKINSKQEKLKHAVVENFHCRKGETIYPWVKTVITGEECSCCTAIADKFVNYSPEILAGKSFSKLLLAGILLDTANLRDPSCTSKDKYTASLLINGAGRYGCNGFYQLLKYKMHDLSSLQVADILWKDFKKWTGQESGDSRSLQIGMSCVGLSIGQLLSRAENLAQEITSFQCQSHIKPPLFNFAMHF is encoded by the exons ATGTCTGAAGAGCTTATGGAGTTGTCACCAGAGAATTCATCAGTCCCAGGATTCAAGGAAGAGTCTTCTGAACATTCGCCATCTGAGAAGTGGTTAAAAACCAGCAAAATTACTCCATTTATACAACTTGATATTCAAGCTGAGTTGATTGAACAAACTAATTCAGACCATCTTGGATATGGCCATAGCCACCACACTCCTGAAGCTGGTGAAAAACATCAGGCCTTAAAATCACATGCAATAACCAATACAGAAAAGACATACACTGTCAccagaagaaaagaaaagctatCGAGTGTTCTACTTCCACTGTCTGCAGCTTCGTACTATAGTGGAGTATCACCGGAAATGGAAATTGTTGAATCATGTCAAACCATTGAGAAGCTAAACGAATATTTGAAAGCAAAAAAGGATGATGTCAATGCTGGTGTACCAGGCAAATTCTTACGTGCAGTAATGGGTTCAGATGGTGTTG ATGTAGGAACTGTGGCTTCAATCATCACGTATTCCTTCTACCTAGATGTAACTTCAGAGAGCGATCAGTTCTGCACAGTACCAATCATTAACATTAACCGGGCAAATCTTGGTTCGCATGTTGAACTCAAGTGGTTGCTTGATTCATGTCATATTGATCAGTCATCCTTAATTTTTGCAGATGAG ATTGATTTGGGTTACTATGATCTATTTGGAAGTCTTAAGATCGTGCTGTTGAAGGGAAGCAAGATTAACAGTAAGCAAGAG AAATTGAAGCATGCTGTGGTTGAAAATTTTCACTGCAGAAAG GGTGAGACAATATATCCATGGGTTAAAACTGTCATCACAGGCGAG GAATGCTCTTGTTGCACGGCCATAgcagacaaatttgtaaattattcGCCTGAAATTTTGGCTGGCAAATCATTCAGTAAACTTCTG CTAGCTGGCATTCTTTTGGATACTGCGAATCTAAGGGACCCTAGCTGCACCTCCAAAGATAAGTACACGGCTTCATTACTGATCAACGGTGCTGGTCGTTATGGATGCAATGGCTTTTACCAATTAT TGAAGTACAAAATGCATGACCTTTCCTCCCTCCAAGTAGCAGATATCTTGTGGAAGGACTTCAAAAAGTGGACAGGACAAG AGAGTGGAGATTCAAGGTCACTGCAAATTGGCATGAGTTGCGTAGGACTTTCAATCGGACAGCTTCTTTCTCGCGCAGAAAATCTTGCACAAGAAATAACAAGCTTTCAGTGTCAGTCTCACATAAAACCTCCATTATTCAACTTTGCAATGCATTTCTAA
- the LOC108340490 gene encoding uncharacterized protein LOC108340490 isoform X2, with the protein MTPVNLAGQFGDTTYTKVFVGGLAWETQKETMKKYFEQFGEILEAVVITDKATGRSKGYGFVTFREPEAAMRACVDAAPVIDGRRANCNLASLGVQRSKPSTPKHGGGGGRNFRVMGSFQTGFGGGVGSAFPSAATFPHYAIQQGIPYNVYGYSPYSPDYTYPTSYYGVYGGATAQYPVYGSGPGGMMTGAAAFYPYLQYGGEGSGGGGTSGGYSSGQGYGVNYAPHLFQYSPIASTAAGAYAQHYGTPMSLAPSPALQSGVTVSLQAPIPHR; encoded by the exons ATGACTCCAGTTAATTTGGCAGGCCAGTTTGGTGACACCACATACACTAAGGTCTTTGTTGGAGGCTTGGCCTGGGAGACTCAAAAGGAGACCATGAAGAAGTATTTTGAGCAGTTTGGTGAGATCTTGGAGGCTGTTGTCATCACTGACAAAGCTACTGGAAGATCTAAAGGCTATGGATTT GTTACATTTCGCGAACCAGAAGCTGCCATGAGAGCTTGTGTAGATGCTGCTCCCGTAATCGACGGTAGGAGAGCTAACTGCAACCTTGCTTCTTTGGGTGTCCAGAGATCTAAGCCTTCAACCCCAAAGCATG gaggaggaggagggagGAACTTCAGAGTGATGGGTTCTTTCCAGACAGGATTTGGAGGAGGAGTTGGATCAGCTTTTCCTTCAGCAGCAACCTTCCCTCATTATGCTATCCAGCAAGGGATACCTTATAATGTTTATGG GTACTCTCCTTACTCGCCGGATTACACTTACCCTACG AGCTACTATGGTGTGTATGGAGGAGCAACAGCACAGTACCCAGTTTATGGAAGTGGGCCAGGAGGGATGATGACGGGTGCTGCAGCTTTCTACCCGTATCTGCAGTACGGCGGAGAAGGGAGTGGCGGCGGTGGCACAAGCGGGGGCTATAGTTCCGGGCAGGGTTACGGTGTGAACTATGCCCCTCACCTCTTTCAGTATTCTCCGATTGCTTCCACTGCAGCAGGTGCCTATGCCCAGCACTATGGAACACCCATGTCTCTTGCTCCTTCCCCTGCCTTGCAATCAG GCGTGACCGTGTCTCTTCAAGCTCCAATTCCTCATCGCTAG